One Macadamia integrifolia cultivar HAES 741 unplaced genomic scaffold, SCU_Mint_v3 scaffold3167, whole genome shotgun sequence DNA segment encodes these proteins:
- the LOC122067847 gene encoding CBS domain-containing protein CBSX3, mitochondrial-like, producing the protein MQGIARVVRSHRHTLQNAILKHANVQCTAFGSNVFSRCECIISSPTLQQKGIENTTVAEVLTTKGEEKNDSVLWCRTDDTVYDAVKKMADNNVGSLVVLRPGEQKLIAGIITERDYLKKIIAQGRSSKYTRVAEIMTNESKLITVSSDTNILQAMQLMTDNHIRHVPIIDGKIVGMISIVDVVRAVVEQQNQEVKRLNEFIKGDYY; encoded by the exons ATGCAAGGAATTGCTCGAGTTGTACGGTCACACCGCCATACACTTCAGAATGCAATTCTAAAGCATGCAAATGTGCAGTGTACAGCTTTTGGATCTAATGTATTTTCACGCTGTGAATGCATTATATCTTCTCCTACCTTGCAACAAAAAGGTATAGAGAATACAACAGTAGCAGAAGTTCTTAcaacaaaaggagaagaaaagaatgactcTGTGCTTTGGTGCCGTACTGATGACACTGTTTATGACGCCGTGAAGAAG ATGGCAGATAATAATGTTGGATCCTTAGTGGTTCTAAGGCCGGGGGAGCAAAAACTGATTGCAGGAATAATTACAGAGAGAG ATTACCTGAAGAAGATAATTGCACAAGGAAGATCGTCCAAATACACAAGGGTTGCAGAAATAATGACTAATGAG AGTAAGTTGATTACAGTGTCCTCTGATACAAACATTCTCCAAGCGATGCAATTGATGACAG ATAATCATATAAGGCACGTACCCATCATAGATGGAAAGATAGTGGGCATGATTTCCATCGTAGATGTTGTTCGGGCAGTGGTAGAGCAGCAAAATCAAGAGGTGAAGCGTCTGAATGAGTTCATCAAAGGAGATTACTATTAG
- the LOC122067845 gene encoding proteoglycan 4: MAERTSRRRSFRFRMPRLLTPARATTKPPTESQPPTKQATEIPIQGSQFQPPRRPPGNTPSPQLQAQPQTESQPPSPSSTAPLRLPSQPPSPSLTASPPSRKVPPSPQSQKTFQSPSPSKTSPLRLPSQPPSPSLTASPPSCKVPPSPKSQKAFQPPSPSPTPQLQPAAAQRASLPPSTPSKDVPSPSHTASQPPSPSHTAPPQQTHRTIPLSPSPSRTAPEEQPESQAASQPSSPTQQAPPSLPTTQASSLLSMQSQKTSQLPSPLMLPAAQYEPALPQPPSQKPQPLVETSSKSVHPSQNENQIRTTTNSDDAAKYPSQASDQVVAGTSPSREVRETPFLQQTSPRAEETKAEQKRSLEPKREKPKPPADEEPKQRTITELISLASGLSAKTRGQPNITPQDGQKKQEKQAALEGKQTTETGFKERESKVVTAYPKERRMGSVPRPESTTFLGDQGILQRDIREDISKFVNKLAMGDPRQAIDEKSATVITMAGENRGAAMHVGTESAKREGSVPIHRSYKLDQHDNMETTTDEEGSSQRRMENPKTGEDMTTSAYINSNVQSINNSIVLNSSCSEINPGVHLILSQKAKEPINTEEKSESIEASKSELNITPAQKLTHEPTVRRRCLRGLFLESSDNDQNKPEKPRRHGCRHTCEKKQDKDKQTEEYVHK; the protein is encoded by the coding sequence ATGGCTGAACGGACAAGTCGGCGGCGGTCCTTCCGCTTTAGGATGCCTAGGCTGCTGACCCCAGCACGTGCCACTACCAAACCCCCAACTGAGTCCCAACCTCCAACCAAGCAAGCTACTGAAATACCAATTCAAGGATCACAGTTTCAACCTCCAAGAAGACCACCAGGCAATACACCCTCGCCCCAACTCCAAGCCCAACCACAGACCGAGTCTCAACCCCCCTCACCATCTAGCACTGCTCCATTGCGATTACCTTCACAACCTCCATCACCATCTCTTACTGCATCTCCACCATCTCGTAAGGTGCCTCCATCACCTCAATCACAGAAAACATTTCAATCCCCTTCCCCATCTAAGACTTCTCCATTGCGATTACCTTCACAACCTCCATCACCATCTCTCACTGCATCTCCACCATCTTGTAAGGTTCCTCCATCACCTAAATCACAGAAAGCATTTCAGCCCCCATCACCATCCCCCACACCTCAATTGCAACCAGCAGCAGCACAGAGAGCTTCATTACCCCCGTCAACACCTAGTAAGGATGTTCCATCACCATCTCATACAGCCTCCCAGCCTCCATCTCCATCCCATACTGCTCCTCCTCAACAAACTCATAGAACAATCCCACTATCCCCATCTCCATCTCGCACAGCCCCtgaggaacaaccagagtctcAAGCTGCCTCCCAGCCCTCATCACCAACCCAGCAAGCACCACCATCACTACCAACAACTCAAGCAAGCTCCCTCTTGTCAATGCAATCTCAAAAGACCTCTCAGCTCCCATCCCCATTAATGTTACCGGCTGCCCAATATGAGCCAGCATTGCCCCAGCCACCATCCCAAAAACCACAGCCTTTGGTAGAAACCTCATCTAAATCTGTCCATCCCTCCCAAAATGAAAACCAAATAagaactacaactaactctgaTGATGCAGCAAAATACCCATCCCAGGCATCAGACCAAGTTGTGGCAGGTACATCCCCTTCCAGAGAAGTTCGAGAGACACCTTTCCTGCAACAGACATCTCCAAGAGCAGAAGAAACCAAAGCAGAACAGAAAAGAAGCCTAGAACCAAAGAGAGAgaagcccaaaccaccagctgATGAGGAACCAAAGCAAAGGACAATCACGGAACTCATCAGCTTGGCCTCGGGATTGAGCGCAAAGACAAGAGGGCAGCCAAATATAACACCTCAAGATGGGCAAAAGAAGCAGGAGAAGCAAGCAGCACTAGAAGGAAAGCAAACCACAGAAACTGGCtttaaagaaagagagagcaaagtGGTTACCGCATACCCAAAAGAAAGGAGAATGGGCAGTGTACCTCGCCCAGAATCGACAACATTTCTTGGTGACCAAGGCATTTTGCAGAGAGATATCAGGGAAGACATTTCAAAGTTTGTCAACAAACTGGCAATGGGAGATCCAAGACAGGCTATAGATGAAAAATCAGCAACCGTTATAACCATGGCTGGCGAAAATAGAGGAGCTGCCATGCATGTAGGTACTGAGTCAGCAAAACGAGAAGGATCAGTTCCCATTCATAGGAGCTATAAACTCGACCAGCACGACAACATGGAGACAACCACAGATGAAGAAGGTAGCTCACAGAGGAGGATGGAGAATCCAAAGACGGGTGAAGACATGACAACCTCAGCATACATTAATAGCAACGTGCAGAGTATCAACAACTCCATTGTTTTAAACAGTTCCTGTAGTGAAATAAATCCTGGAGTTCACCTCATTCTCTCTCAGAAAGCAAAAGAACCAATCAATACAGAAGAGAAAAGTGAGAGTATTGAGGCAAGCAAATCAGAGCTCAACATAACCCCAGCTCAGAAGCTCACTCATGAGCCAACAGTCAGAAGACGGTGCCTCAGAGGCCTTTTCTTGGAATCCAGTGACAATGATCAAAACAAACCTGAAAAGCCTCGCCGTCATGGTTGTCGACACACCTGTGAGAAGAAACAGGACAAAGACAAGCAAACTGAAGAATATGTACATAAATAA
- the LOC122067846 gene encoding tubby-like F-box protein 5 produces MSFKSIVRELKDGIGNISRRRVEGKHSHSRTKSHVNSDGRIKSHVSYDVCRLPAGSVQSRWANLPPELLLDIIQRLEASETTWPARRHVVACASVCSSWREITKEVVQTPEKSGRLTFPISLKQPGPRDSPIQCFIRRERATSTYRLYLGLTPALLGENGKLLFAARKTRRATSTDFVTSLDANDFSRASNTYVGKLRSNFLGTKFTVYDSQPPYDAAGQLNSRPNRRIHAKQVSPRVPAGNYSIATISYELNVLRTRGPRRMQCTMHSIPVSAIQEGGSAPTPTEFPNSLDEQFSFLSVSKPKDPVVDFSSTSLSEQPALVHGAGEALVLKNKAPRWHEQLQCWCLNFRGRVTVASVKNFQLVAAVEPSHQVSVAEQEKVILQFGKIGKDIFTMDYRYPLSAFQAFAICLSSFDTKPACE; encoded by the exons ATGTCGTTCAAAAGTATTGTTCGAGAGCTGAAAGATGGGATTGGGAACATATCGCGGAGACGGGTAGAAGGGAAGCACTCGCACAGCCGCACCAAATCGCACGTCAACTCTGATGGTCGTATCAAATCGCACGTCAGCTATGATGTTTGTCGGTTGCCTGCTGGATCCGTTCAAAGCCGTTGGGCGAACCTGCCGCCAGAGCTGCTTCTTGATATCATTCAGAGGCTAGAAGCGAGCGAGACTACTTGGCCTGCGCGGAGGCATGTGGTTGCTTGTGCATCTGTTTGCAGCTCATGGAGAGAGATTACAAAAGAGGTTGTGCAGACCCCAGAAAAAAGTGGGAGGCTCACATTTCCTATATCTTTGAAACAG CCGGGACCGCGTGATTCTCCGATACAGTGCTTCATAAGAAGGGAGAGAGCAACTTCTACTTATCGGCTGTATCTGGGTCTGACCCCTG CTCTGTTGGGGGAGAATGGGAAATTGTTGTTTGCAGCAAGGAAGACCAGAAGGGCAACAAGTACAGATTTTGTGACATCCTTGGATGCAAATGATTTCTCCCGTGCAAGCAATACATATGTTGGAAAACTGAG GTCAAATTTTTTGGGGACCAAGTTCACTGTTTATGATAGCCAGCCACCATATGACGCTGCGGGCCAATTAAATAGTCGGCCCAATCGAAGAATCCATGCTAAGCAGGTATCACCAAGAGTCCCAGCCGGTAACTATAGTATAGCCACGATCTCCTACGAGCTTAATGTTCTTCGCACTAGAGGCCCAAGGAGGATGCAATGCACCATGCATTCCATTCCTGTCTCTGCAATTCAAGAAGGGGGATCTGCTCCAACACCAACTGAATTCCCGAACTCACTTGATGagcaattttcctttttatcagTTTCTAAACCCAAGGATCCAGTTGTTGATTTCAGCTCAACTAGCCTTTCAGAGCAACCAGCTTTAGTCCATGGTGCAGGGGAAGCACTGGTTCTAAAGAACAAAGCGCCTAGATGGCATGAGCAGCTGCAGTGCTGGTGCCTAAATTTTAGGGGGCGTGTTACTGTGGCCTCAGTTAAGAACTTCCAGCTTGTGGCAGCTGTAGAGCCTTCTCACCAAGTTTCAGTAGCAGAGCAAGAAAAGGTAATACTGCAGTTTGGAAAGATAGGCAAGGACATATTTACTATGGATTACCGTTACCCGCTCTCTGCCTTCCAAGCCTTTGCAATCTGCCTTAGCAGCTTTGACACCAAGCCAGCCTGTGAATGA